A portion of the Epinephelus moara isolate mb chromosome 4, YSFRI_EMoa_1.0, whole genome shotgun sequence genome contains these proteins:
- the bod1l1 gene encoding biorientation of chromosomes in cell division protein 1-like 1 isoform X2, with protein sequence MAGLPPGDPQLVSMIVNHLKTQGLFDQFRRDCLADVDTKPAYLNLKQRVDNFVSNHLSNHTWSPHLNKNQLRNNIRQLVLQSGMLEQGVDRIVAQVVDPKINHIFRPQVERVVREFLSPGSCSEEPLPPLPLIETKPDSSIPEQASSSAPATTAASDAMSILDTITSLNQEASVRASSDKGRKGQDEPMQLVEDGEQDMSIVEEGDSHHDGRTQEEADELASEVQALEVKTEDSQDQMDLGKEGLTEEVKMEEEESGAPEQTEEERDKAASRTTGKPSEERQDDDLLKSTSQAKQKARERIKEEYFLEDSDLEGLSDITVSSVHTSDLSSFEEQSEDDEQLSDSSEEGELPSDDQDEKAEKKPASGDTEEEERKPRRKAYVHKPFLYSRYYSDSDDEITVEERRRSAAKDKEERLLKRQQNRERMEEKRKQKAAQAEEQDHKKQKSGDTAGLEGPRAKEARKERKVLEKKMALNRKRKLDSRKEEDVSSKKKGDAEGSKKAEVKSTMSKPLQPKLIRNLSESASSDERHRRMSGSVSEDSSEPKKLTDKGRTHSFILELEQGSQEALKQRSVGKFDRLSRKELNPKERKEKERSLSDERAKLKQKLEKKSEHQADESQQKDGVAVKVPSEDKGEKKLKIKSEKKTAGTTREGKLSEGVADEGPKDASVKKAKAPSMETVKAEKDKIREKEKDKEKSKEKEKAKGEKTSAKSDFKQLLRPDSAGSSEDRSDMEPDGSKKKDKHSKEVLKRSKSHSEDRPGDKPKSKTDSKDSEKEKTKADQDSQKSNKSSSETDKDPKRVKPTEKGRTMEKSKSKSKEETKTLLSSKTDKVQSSEVKPTGSAPISKPEATKEKKKEGNAKEQRKVSEEPLHDKSDIKTAKKKTEKKDKVPEKKDDSQEEKKAAREDKLEKSDKSSKSPLSSAEADELLKKRSLLQDTSTDSDPVTTTVTTSFSDDTCDALSDITPEPPEGETESRLSDIPAVPAEADALLALMDVCTSAEARLPPESSREDVTPEMQDADMKMQEAALTLLSMDPDSTVSSTLMCHSTREEPEVSQSETSPQPMETSAAEQEEPVMAAQTAAEAEPSPVTTQQIVEFVDEKPNTADLSENLEKEMDVEASQEEDTISSECQPLLNEDEAKDAETAPETQPDGNMASAAAAAEEEEEEEEVEEAAAAAAAEEATAEEAAAAAEEATAEEEAEAEEAAEAEAEEATAEAAAAAEEATAAEAAEAEEAEAVAGEEAAGAVVSEAEETRGATEERITAADANEQISEIPTTQDQTEPEVTDTKTSPKAEEAESETAEEENVAPEKSDTQTMEPEKTEEIRESGPEIQSKLVKQISNVSSTDSQDDEKGSDLSEKEEKTERRGRRKRKLSTQKVEAVKESGDERDEKESKEQPSAEEPEQEKAAEVRTPRRGRSSKTTEEAERDQPKEAEKLEETPSRGGRRSGAAAKETTADNQEKDESKDEESTEKEERTEEESGPKETAQQESQDNLPSPVPEDAEAAGSSASKETTDTHEPAVKRKRSEEMEESMEVTQAEEEVKTDNSQQEQSEQQPDSVCSPSVSQAEGEEEVTEEICSEKKPDDAEEEQQQEDQETTPKRPGRRGRPKAAATTEDSDKKDKKAEESEQNDEEEDDDGDKEGEEKGTATRATTRLASRLEAERNKPSKPSTRASRQSGKEETAAGTRGTRGQAAAAAAAAGAAKGGRKREASPPVVRTRGGQKSEEPPTKRAKR encoded by the exons ATGGCCGGTTTACCTCCCGGAGACCCGCAGCTGGTCTCAATGATCGTCAACCACCTGAAAACACAGGGTCTCTTCGACCAGTTCAGGAGGGACTGCCTGGCAGACGTTGATACAAAG CCAGCTTACTTGAACCTCAAACAAAGAGTGGACAACTTTGTCTCCAATCACCTCTCTAACCACACATGGAGCCCTCATCTGAACAAGAACCAGCTGAGAAACAACATCAGACAACTTGTGCTGCA ATCTGGGATGCTGGAGCAGGGAGTGGACAGGATTGTAGCCCAGGTGGTGGATCCCAAAATCAACCACATCTTCAGGCCACAGGTGGAGAGGGTGGTCCGTGAGTTTCTGTCACCTGGCAGCTGCTCCGAGGAGCCACTGCCCCCTCTGCCTTTAATAGAGACCAAACCAGACAGCAGCATTCCTGAGCAAG CCTCCTCGTCTGCTCCGGCTACCACTGCAGCCAGCGACGCCATGTCCATCCTGGACACCATAACTTCTCTGAACCAGGAGGCGAGCGTCAGGGCCAGCTCAGACAAAGGACGCAAAGGCCAAGATGAGCCCATGCAGCTGGTGGAGGATGGCGAGCAGGACATGAGCATTGTCGAAGAAGGAGACAGCCACCATGATGGAAGGACACAGGAGGAGGCAGACGAGCTGGCATCAGAGGTCCAGGCGTTAGAAGTGAAGACAGAGGACTCTCAGGATCAGATGGATCTGGGAAAAGAGGGGTTAACAGAGGAGGTGAAGATGGAAGAAGAGGAGTCAGGAGCTCCGGAGcagacggaggaggagagagataaAGCTGCCAGCAGAACAACTGGAAAACCCTCAGAGGAGAGGCAGGATGATGATCTGCTTAAATCTACCAGTCAGGCAAAGCAGAAAGCCAGAGAGAGGATAAAGGAAG AATACTTTTTGGAGGACTCTGACCTGGAGGGCCTGAGTGACATCACCGTGAGCTCCGTCCACACCAGCGACCTGTCGTCATTCGAGGAACAAAGTGAAGACGACGAGCAGCTGTCTGATTCCTCTGAAGAGGGCGAGCTCCCATCAGACG ACCAAGATGAGAAAGCAGAAAAGAAACCAGCCAGTGgagacacagaagaagaagagcgcAAACCTCGCCGCAAGGCCTACGTTCACAAGCCCTTCCTCTACTCCCGTTACTATAGCGACTCGGATGATGAAATCACTGTGGAAGAACGCCGGAGATCTGCT GCAAAGGACAAAGAGGAAAGGCTGCTGAAGAGACAACAGAACAGAGAGCGAATGGAAGAGAAGCGTAAACAGAAAGCAGCACAGGCTGAAGAACAAG atcacaaaaaacaaaagagtggaGACACTGCTGGGCTGGAGGGCCCCAGGGCCAAAGAGGCACGCAAAGAAAGGAAAGttctggagaaaaaaatggctctcaacaggaagaggaagctCGACTCAAG GAAAGAGGAAGATGTTTCAAGCAAAAAGAAAGGAGATGCAGAAGGATCCAAGAAAGCG GAAGTAAAATCTACAATGTCAAAACCTCTACAACCGAAACTGATCAGAAACCTGTCAGAATCAGCATCGTCTGACGAGAGGCACAGAAGGATGAGTGGCAGCGTCTCCGAAGACTCCAGTGAACCCAAAAAGCTGACGGACAAAGGCCGGACTCACTCCTTCATCCTGGAGTTGGAGCAAGGCTCCCAGGAGGCTCTCAAACAGCGCTCAGTTGGGAAATTTGACAGGCTGTCCCGTAAAGAACTTAACCCTAAAGAACGCAAAGAGAAAGAACGCAGCTTGTCAGATGAACGCGCCAAACTTAAACAAAAGCTGGagaaaaaatctgaacatcAGGCAGATGAATCTCAGCAGAAGGACGGTGTCGCCGTTAAAGTGCCATCTGAAGACAAAGGTGAGAAGAAGCTGAAGATTAAAAGTGAGAAGAAAACAGCTGGAACCACGAGGGAAGGAAAGTTGTCAGAAGGTGTGGCAGACGAGGGTCCTAAAGATGCTTCTGTCAAGAAGGCGAAAGCTCCATCGATGGAGACTGTCAAAGCAGAGAAGGACAAAAttagagaaaaggagaaagataaggaaaagagcaaagaaaaggaaaaggccAAAGGCGAGAAAACTTCAGCTAAAAGTGATTTCAAGCAGCTGCTCCGCCCTGATTCTGCTGGCTCCTCCGAGGATCGGTCTGACATGGAGCCCGACGGCAGCAAGAAGAAAGATAAACACTCCAAGGAAGTCCTGAAGAGATCAAAGAGCCACAGTGAGGACAGGCCAGGAGACAAACCCAAATCTAAAACTGACAGTAAAGACAGCGAGAAGGAAAAGACTAAGGCAGATCAAGACAGCCAGAAATCGAACAAGTCCAGCTCTGAAACTGACAAAGATCCAAAAAGGGTCAAACCAACAGAAAAAGGAAGAACCATGGAAAAATCTAAATCAAAATCCAAAGAGGAAACaaagactttattgtcatcaaaGACAGATAAAGTTCAGAGTTCTGAAGTCAAACCTACAGGAAGTGCACCCATCAGCAAACCTGAGGCgacaaaggagaagaaaaaagagggaaatgcaaaggagcagcgtaAAGTCTCCGAGGAACCTCTGCATGACAAATCAGACATTAaaactgcaaagaaaaaaaccGAGAAGAAGGATAAAGTCCcagaaaagaaagatgacagccaagaggagaagaaagcagCCAGAGAAGACAAACTGGaaaagtctgataaatcttcgaAGTCCCCACTTTCCTCAGCCGAAgcagacgagctgctgaagaaACGCTCTCTCCTCCAAGACACCAGCACAGACTCCGACCCCGTCACCACCACCGTCACCACCTCCTTCTCAGACGATACTTGTGACGCACTAAGCGACATCACCCCTGAGCCTCCTGAGGGTGAAACGGAGTCACGGCTGAGCGATATTCCAGCTGTGCCGGCTGAGGCCGACGCTCTGTTGGCTCTCATGGACGTCTGTACCTCAGCAGAGGCAAGACTTCCCCCTGAGAGCAGTCGGGAGGATGTGACGCCTGAGATGCAGGATGCTGACATGAAGATGCAAGAGGCAGCTCTGACTCTGCTCTCCATGGACCCTGACAGCACAGTTTCCTCCACCTTAATGTGTCACAGCACCAGAGAAGAACCAGAGGTGAGTCAGAGTGAGACTTCACCACAGCCGATGGAAACCAGTGCAGCTGAACAGGAAGAGCCTGTAATGGCTGCGCAAACAGCTGCTGAAGCTGAGCCATCACCAGTTACAACTCAACAAATTGTTGAGTTTGTTGATGAAAAACCGAACACTGCAG ATCTGTCTGAAAATTTGGAGAAAGAAATGGATGTGGAGGCttcacag GAGGAAGACACTATCTCAAGTGAATGTCAGCCTCTTTTAAATGAGGATGAAGCCAAAGATGCAGAAACTGCTCCTGAAACACAGCCAGATGGAAATAtggcatcagcagcagcagcagcagaagaagaagaagaagaagaagaagtagaagaagcagcagcagcagcagcagcagaggaagcaacagcagaagaagcagcagcagcagcagaggaagcaacagcagaagaagaagcagaagcagaggaagcagcagaagcagaggcagaggaagcaacagcagaagcagcagcagcagcagaggaagcaacagcagcagaagcagcagaagcagaggaAGCAGAAGCAGTGGCTGGTGAAGAAG CTGCTGGTGCTGTCGTGTCAGAAGCAGAGGAGACGAGAGGAGCCACAGAGGAAAGAATAACTGCAGCTGACGCCAATGAACAAATCTCAGAAATTCCCACAACACAAG ATCAAACTGAGCCagaagtcacagacacaaagacgAGCCCCAAG GCAGAGGAAGCTGAGAGTGAGACAGCGGAGGAAGAAAATGTTGCACCAGAGAAGAGTGACACACAAACT ATGGAGCCGGAGAAGACAGAGGAGATCAGAGAAAGTGGACCTGAGATTCAGTCCAAACTGGTCAAACAAATCA GTAATGTCTCCAGCACAGACAGCCAGGACGACGAGAAGGGATCAGACCTGTCAGAGAAG gaagagaagacagagaggagaggaagacgtAAACGAAAGCTTTCCACACAGAAAGTTGAAGCAGTGAAAGAATCAG GTGATGAGAGGGATGAAAAGGAAAGTAAAGAGCAGCCGTCTGCTGAG GAACCGGAGCAGGAGAAGGCTGCAGAAGTCAGAACACCACGCAGGGGTCGATCATCCAAAACCACcgaggaggcagagagggaccAACCTAAAGAAGCTGAGAAATTGGAGGAGACTCCGAGCCGCGGGGGGAGACGTTCAGGAGCTGCTGCCAAAGAAACCACTGCTG ATAATCAGGAGAAGGATGAGAGTAAAGACGAGGAGAGCACTGAGAAAGAAGAG AGAACTGAAGAGGAAAGTGGACCAAAGGAAACTGCACAGCAAGAAAGTCAAGACAATCTGCCGTCTCCTGTTCCTGAAGACGCTGAAGCTGCAGGAAGCTCCGCCTCCAAAGAGACCACTGACACAC ATGAACCAGCAGTGAAGAGGAAGAGGTCAGAGGAAATGGAGGAATCTATGGAG GTAACTCAGGCTGAAGAGGAGGTAAAGACGGACAACAGTCAACAAGAACAAAGTGAGCAACAACCTGACAGTg tttgttcccCCTCAGTGAGTCAGGcagagggtgaggaggaggtcacAGAGGAGATCTGCAGTGAGAAGAAACCAGATGAT gctgaggaggagcagcaACAGGAGGACCAAGAGACGACTCCAAAGAGACCTGGGCGGAGAGGTCGGCCgaaagcagcagcaacaacagaggATTCAG ATAAAAAGGACAAAAAGGCAGAAGAAAGTGAGCAGAATGACGAAGAGGAGGACGACGATGGTGACAAAGAAGGGGAAGAAAAGGGAACTGCAACCAGAGCGACCACACGCTTAGCATCTCGCCTGGAGGCTGAAAG AAACAAGCCAAGCAAACCATCCACCCGGGCGAGTCGACAGAGCGGTAAAGAGGAGACCGCAGCTGGCACACG CGGGACGAGGGGCCAggcagcggcggcagcagcagcagcaggagcggCGAAGGGGGGCCGTAAACGTGAGGCCAGCCCCCCTGTGGTGCGAACGCGGGGAGGACAGAAATCAGAGGAGCCCCCTACCAAGAGAGCCAAACGCTAA
- the bod1l1 gene encoding biorientation of chromosomes in cell division protein 1-like 1 isoform X1, with product MAGLPPGDPQLVSMIVNHLKTQGLFDQFRRDCLADVDTKPAYLNLKQRVDNFVSNHLSNHTWSPHLNKNQLRNNIRQLVLQSGMLEQGVDRIVAQVVDPKINHIFRPQVERVVREFLSPGSCSEEPLPPLPLIETKPDSSIPEQASSSAPATTAASDAMSILDTITSLNQEASVRASSDKGRKGQDEPMQLVEDGEQDMSIVEEGDSHHDGRTQEEADELASEVQALEVKTEDSQDQMDLGKEGLTEEVKMEEEESGAPEQTEEERDKAASRTTGKPSEERQDDDLLKSTSQAKQKARERIKEEYFLEDSDLEGLSDITVSSVHTSDLSSFEEQSEDDEQLSDSSEEGELPSDDQDEKAEKKPASGDTEEEERKPRRKAYVHKPFLYSRYYSDSDDEITVEERRRSAAKDKEERLLKRQQNRERMEEKRKQKAAQAEEQDHKKQKSGDTAGLEGPRAKEARKERKVLEKKMALNRKRKLDSRKEEDVSSKKKGDAEGSKKAEVKSTMSKPLQPKLIRNLSESASSDERHRRMSGSVSEDSSEPKKLTDKGRTHSFILELEQGSQEALKQRSVGKFDRLSRKELNPKERKEKERSLSDERAKLKQKLEKKSEHQADESQQKDGVAVKVPSEDKGEKKLKIKSEKKTAGTTREGKLSEGVADEGPKDASVKKAKAPSMETVKAEKDKIREKEKDKEKSKEKEKAKGEKTSAKSDFKQLLRPDSAGSSEDRSDMEPDGSKKKDKHSKEVLKRSKSHSEDRPGDKPKSKTDSKDSEKEKTKADQDSQKSNKSSSETDKDPKRVKPTEKGRTMEKSKSKSKEETKTLLSSKTDKVQSSEVKPTGSAPISKPEATKEKKKEGNAKEQRKVSEEPLHDKSDIKTAKKKTEKKDKVPEKKDDSQEEKKAAREDKLEKSDKSSKSPLSSAEADELLKKRSLLQDTSTDSDPVTTTVTTSFSDDTCDALSDITPEPPEGETESRLSDIPAVPAEADALLALMDVCTSAEARLPPESSREDVTPEMQDADMKMQEAALTLLSMDPDSTVSSTLMCHSTREEPEVSQSETSPQPMETSAAEQEEPVMAAQTAAEAEPSPVTTQQIVEFVDEKPNTADLSENLEKEMDVEASQEEDTISSECQPLLNEDEAKDAETAPETQPDGNMASAAAAAEEEEEEEEVEEAAAAAAAEEATAEEAAAAAEEATAEEEAEAEEAAEAEAEEATAEAAAAAEEATAAEAAEAEEAEAVAGEEAAGAVVSEAEETRGATEERITAADANEQISEIPTTQDQTEPEVTDTKTSPKAEEAESETAEEENVAPEKSDTQTMEPEKTEEIRESGPEIQSKLVKQISNVSSTDSQDDEKGSDLSEKVSDLSEKEEKTERRGRRKRKLSTQKVEAVKESGDERDEKESKEQPSAEEPEQEKAAEVRTPRRGRSSKTTEEAERDQPKEAEKLEETPSRGGRRSGAAAKETTADNQEKDESKDEESTEKEERTEEESGPKETAQQESQDNLPSPVPEDAEAAGSSASKETTDTHEPAVKRKRSEEMEESMEVTQAEEEVKTDNSQQEQSEQQPDSVCSPSVSQAEGEEEVTEEICSEKKPDDAEEEQQQEDQETTPKRPGRRGRPKAAATTEDSDKKDKKAEESEQNDEEEDDDGDKEGEEKGTATRATTRLASRLEAERNKPSKPSTRASRQSGKEETAAGTRGTRGQAAAAAAAAGAAKGGRKREASPPVVRTRGGQKSEEPPTKRAKR from the exons ATGGCCGGTTTACCTCCCGGAGACCCGCAGCTGGTCTCAATGATCGTCAACCACCTGAAAACACAGGGTCTCTTCGACCAGTTCAGGAGGGACTGCCTGGCAGACGTTGATACAAAG CCAGCTTACTTGAACCTCAAACAAAGAGTGGACAACTTTGTCTCCAATCACCTCTCTAACCACACATGGAGCCCTCATCTGAACAAGAACCAGCTGAGAAACAACATCAGACAACTTGTGCTGCA ATCTGGGATGCTGGAGCAGGGAGTGGACAGGATTGTAGCCCAGGTGGTGGATCCCAAAATCAACCACATCTTCAGGCCACAGGTGGAGAGGGTGGTCCGTGAGTTTCTGTCACCTGGCAGCTGCTCCGAGGAGCCACTGCCCCCTCTGCCTTTAATAGAGACCAAACCAGACAGCAGCATTCCTGAGCAAG CCTCCTCGTCTGCTCCGGCTACCACTGCAGCCAGCGACGCCATGTCCATCCTGGACACCATAACTTCTCTGAACCAGGAGGCGAGCGTCAGGGCCAGCTCAGACAAAGGACGCAAAGGCCAAGATGAGCCCATGCAGCTGGTGGAGGATGGCGAGCAGGACATGAGCATTGTCGAAGAAGGAGACAGCCACCATGATGGAAGGACACAGGAGGAGGCAGACGAGCTGGCATCAGAGGTCCAGGCGTTAGAAGTGAAGACAGAGGACTCTCAGGATCAGATGGATCTGGGAAAAGAGGGGTTAACAGAGGAGGTGAAGATGGAAGAAGAGGAGTCAGGAGCTCCGGAGcagacggaggaggagagagataaAGCTGCCAGCAGAACAACTGGAAAACCCTCAGAGGAGAGGCAGGATGATGATCTGCTTAAATCTACCAGTCAGGCAAAGCAGAAAGCCAGAGAGAGGATAAAGGAAG AATACTTTTTGGAGGACTCTGACCTGGAGGGCCTGAGTGACATCACCGTGAGCTCCGTCCACACCAGCGACCTGTCGTCATTCGAGGAACAAAGTGAAGACGACGAGCAGCTGTCTGATTCCTCTGAAGAGGGCGAGCTCCCATCAGACG ACCAAGATGAGAAAGCAGAAAAGAAACCAGCCAGTGgagacacagaagaagaagagcgcAAACCTCGCCGCAAGGCCTACGTTCACAAGCCCTTCCTCTACTCCCGTTACTATAGCGACTCGGATGATGAAATCACTGTGGAAGAACGCCGGAGATCTGCT GCAAAGGACAAAGAGGAAAGGCTGCTGAAGAGACAACAGAACAGAGAGCGAATGGAAGAGAAGCGTAAACAGAAAGCAGCACAGGCTGAAGAACAAG atcacaaaaaacaaaagagtggaGACACTGCTGGGCTGGAGGGCCCCAGGGCCAAAGAGGCACGCAAAGAAAGGAAAGttctggagaaaaaaatggctctcaacaggaagaggaagctCGACTCAAG GAAAGAGGAAGATGTTTCAAGCAAAAAGAAAGGAGATGCAGAAGGATCCAAGAAAGCG GAAGTAAAATCTACAATGTCAAAACCTCTACAACCGAAACTGATCAGAAACCTGTCAGAATCAGCATCGTCTGACGAGAGGCACAGAAGGATGAGTGGCAGCGTCTCCGAAGACTCCAGTGAACCCAAAAAGCTGACGGACAAAGGCCGGACTCACTCCTTCATCCTGGAGTTGGAGCAAGGCTCCCAGGAGGCTCTCAAACAGCGCTCAGTTGGGAAATTTGACAGGCTGTCCCGTAAAGAACTTAACCCTAAAGAACGCAAAGAGAAAGAACGCAGCTTGTCAGATGAACGCGCCAAACTTAAACAAAAGCTGGagaaaaaatctgaacatcAGGCAGATGAATCTCAGCAGAAGGACGGTGTCGCCGTTAAAGTGCCATCTGAAGACAAAGGTGAGAAGAAGCTGAAGATTAAAAGTGAGAAGAAAACAGCTGGAACCACGAGGGAAGGAAAGTTGTCAGAAGGTGTGGCAGACGAGGGTCCTAAAGATGCTTCTGTCAAGAAGGCGAAAGCTCCATCGATGGAGACTGTCAAAGCAGAGAAGGACAAAAttagagaaaaggagaaagataaggaaaagagcaaagaaaaggaaaaggccAAAGGCGAGAAAACTTCAGCTAAAAGTGATTTCAAGCAGCTGCTCCGCCCTGATTCTGCTGGCTCCTCCGAGGATCGGTCTGACATGGAGCCCGACGGCAGCAAGAAGAAAGATAAACACTCCAAGGAAGTCCTGAAGAGATCAAAGAGCCACAGTGAGGACAGGCCAGGAGACAAACCCAAATCTAAAACTGACAGTAAAGACAGCGAGAAGGAAAAGACTAAGGCAGATCAAGACAGCCAGAAATCGAACAAGTCCAGCTCTGAAACTGACAAAGATCCAAAAAGGGTCAAACCAACAGAAAAAGGAAGAACCATGGAAAAATCTAAATCAAAATCCAAAGAGGAAACaaagactttattgtcatcaaaGACAGATAAAGTTCAGAGTTCTGAAGTCAAACCTACAGGAAGTGCACCCATCAGCAAACCTGAGGCgacaaaggagaagaaaaaagagggaaatgcaaaggagcagcgtaAAGTCTCCGAGGAACCTCTGCATGACAAATCAGACATTAaaactgcaaagaaaaaaaccGAGAAGAAGGATAAAGTCCcagaaaagaaagatgacagccaagaggagaagaaagcagCCAGAGAAGACAAACTGGaaaagtctgataaatcttcgaAGTCCCCACTTTCCTCAGCCGAAgcagacgagctgctgaagaaACGCTCTCTCCTCCAAGACACCAGCACAGACTCCGACCCCGTCACCACCACCGTCACCACCTCCTTCTCAGACGATACTTGTGACGCACTAAGCGACATCACCCCTGAGCCTCCTGAGGGTGAAACGGAGTCACGGCTGAGCGATATTCCAGCTGTGCCGGCTGAGGCCGACGCTCTGTTGGCTCTCATGGACGTCTGTACCTCAGCAGAGGCAAGACTTCCCCCTGAGAGCAGTCGGGAGGATGTGACGCCTGAGATGCAGGATGCTGACATGAAGATGCAAGAGGCAGCTCTGACTCTGCTCTCCATGGACCCTGACAGCACAGTTTCCTCCACCTTAATGTGTCACAGCACCAGAGAAGAACCAGAGGTGAGTCAGAGTGAGACTTCACCACAGCCGATGGAAACCAGTGCAGCTGAACAGGAAGAGCCTGTAATGGCTGCGCAAACAGCTGCTGAAGCTGAGCCATCACCAGTTACAACTCAACAAATTGTTGAGTTTGTTGATGAAAAACCGAACACTGCAG ATCTGTCTGAAAATTTGGAGAAAGAAATGGATGTGGAGGCttcacag GAGGAAGACACTATCTCAAGTGAATGTCAGCCTCTTTTAAATGAGGATGAAGCCAAAGATGCAGAAACTGCTCCTGAAACACAGCCAGATGGAAATAtggcatcagcagcagcagcagcagaagaagaagaagaagaagaagaagtagaagaagcagcagcagcagcagcagcagaggaagcaacagcagaagaagcagcagcagcagcagaggaagcaacagcagaagaagaagcagaagcagaggaagcagcagaagcagaggcagaggaagcaacagcagaagcagcagcagcagcagaggaagcaacagcagcagaagcagcagaagcagaggaAGCAGAAGCAGTGGCTGGTGAAGAAG CTGCTGGTGCTGTCGTGTCAGAAGCAGAGGAGACGAGAGGAGCCACAGAGGAAAGAATAACTGCAGCTGACGCCAATGAACAAATCTCAGAAATTCCCACAACACAAG ATCAAACTGAGCCagaagtcacagacacaaagacgAGCCCCAAG GCAGAGGAAGCTGAGAGTGAGACAGCGGAGGAAGAAAATGTTGCACCAGAGAAGAGTGACACACAAACT ATGGAGCCGGAGAAGACAGAGGAGATCAGAGAAAGTGGACCTGAGATTCAGTCCAAACTGGTCAAACAAATCA GTAATGTCTCCAGCACAGACAGCCAGGACGACGAGAAGGGATCAGACCTGTCAGAGAAGGTATCAGACCTGTCAGAGAAG gaagagaagacagagaggagaggaagacgtAAACGAAAGCTTTCCACACAGAAAGTTGAAGCAGTGAAAGAATCAG GTGATGAGAGGGATGAAAAGGAAAGTAAAGAGCAGCCGTCTGCTGAG GAACCGGAGCAGGAGAAGGCTGCAGAAGTCAGAACACCACGCAGGGGTCGATCATCCAAAACCACcgaggaggcagagagggaccAACCTAAAGAAGCTGAGAAATTGGAGGAGACTCCGAGCCGCGGGGGGAGACGTTCAGGAGCTGCTGCCAAAGAAACCACTGCTG ATAATCAGGAGAAGGATGAGAGTAAAGACGAGGAGAGCACTGAGAAAGAAGAG AGAACTGAAGAGGAAAGTGGACCAAAGGAAACTGCACAGCAAGAAAGTCAAGACAATCTGCCGTCTCCTGTTCCTGAAGACGCTGAAGCTGCAGGAAGCTCCGCCTCCAAAGAGACCACTGACACAC ATGAACCAGCAGTGAAGAGGAAGAGGTCAGAGGAAATGGAGGAATCTATGGAG GTAACTCAGGCTGAAGAGGAGGTAAAGACGGACAACAGTCAACAAGAACAAAGTGAGCAACAACCTGACAGTg tttgttcccCCTCAGTGAGTCAGGcagagggtgaggaggaggtcacAGAGGAGATCTGCAGTGAGAAGAAACCAGATGAT gctgaggaggagcagcaACAGGAGGACCAAGAGACGACTCCAAAGAGACCTGGGCGGAGAGGTCGGCCgaaagcagcagcaacaacagaggATTCAG ATAAAAAGGACAAAAAGGCAGAAGAAAGTGAGCAGAATGACGAAGAGGAGGACGACGATGGTGACAAAGAAGGGGAAGAAAAGGGAACTGCAACCAGAGCGACCACACGCTTAGCATCTCGCCTGGAGGCTGAAAG AAACAAGCCAAGCAAACCATCCACCCGGGCGAGTCGACAGAGCGGTAAAGAGGAGACCGCAGCTGGCACACG CGGGACGAGGGGCCAggcagcggcggcagcagcagcagcaggagcggCGAAGGGGGGCCGTAAACGTGAGGCCAGCCCCCCTGTGGTGCGAACGCGGGGAGGACAGAAATCAGAGGAGCCCCCTACCAAGAGAGCCAAACGCTAA